Proteins encoded in a region of the Megalops cyprinoides isolate fMegCyp1 chromosome 3, fMegCyp1.pri, whole genome shotgun sequence genome:
- the LOC118774649 gene encoding G protein-activated inward rectifier potassium channel 4-like, whose amino-acid sequence MTSTVICNRIALQETNGHCGSPIRRDLRRNSIPPAQTLTAKHLLAYLPRPPRDTPRYSPYQRKVGTKTVMAVAVLNARRISTISSKSNGGETLPPPTHRLTYPHHQSSELGPSNHETSPNPNCQDQDPGDLPKPHHGGRHLKRLSCRWYAGALGADHSTMAKKSTILSVSASPPRANSKRQRCKLVDDDLQVYTSTSKQRQRYVTKDGKCRVNLGHIEDKSRFLSDIFTTLVDLKYRWFLFVFTMCYIVTWVAFAEIYFLDAWLRDDVAHVHDPEWRPCFENVDSFLAALLLSVESQRTIGYGSRMVTANCVEGVVLIMAQSIIGSIIDALMVGCMFVKISRPQKRAQTLIFSKHCVISERDEKLCLLFRIGDLRESHMVDAKIRAKLIKSRQTKEGEFIPLEQSEINLGYDTGADRLFLVEPQTITHIINESSPFWDIGAKSLKRERFEIIVILEGIVEASGMTCQARTSYTEDEILWGHRFESCMSLEKGAFRVDYSAFDKTFEIQTSPLSAKEQSERKDEEALF is encoded by the exons ATGACCTCCACTGTGATCTGCAACAGAATCGCCCTGCAGGAGACCAACGGACACTGTGGGAGTCCCATCAGAAGAGATCTCCGGAGAAACTCCATCCCACCAGCACAGACCCTCACAGCCAAACATCTCCTAGCATACCTCCCCAGACCACCCCGAGACACACCCCGGTACAGCCCATATCAAAGAAAG GTTGGAACTAAAACTGTCATGGCAGTTGCTGTGCTCAATGCAAGAAGAATCTCTACTATCTCCAGCAAGAGCAATGGTGGAGAGACCCtgccccctccaacacacagaCTGACTTACCCTCATCACCAGAGCTCTGAACTAGGTCCAAGCAACCATGAGACAAGCCCTAATCCAAACTGCCAGGACCAGGACCCAGGAGACCTGCCTAAACCCCATCATGGTGGACGTCACCTCAAGCGGCTAAGCTGCAGGTGGTACGCTGGTGCCCTTGGCGCCGACCACAGCACTATGGCCAAAAAGAGCACCATTCTCAGTGTCTCAGCTTCTCCACCCCGGGCCAACTCCAAGAGGCAGCGGTGCAAGCTTGTCGATGATGACCTGCAGGTGTACACCTCCACCAGCAAGCAGCGGCAACGCTACGTCACCAAGGATGGAAAGTGTCGGGTCAACCTGGGCCACATCGAAGACAAAAGCCGCTTCCTGTCTGACATCTTCACCACCTTAGTGGACCTGAAGTACCGCTGGTTCCTGTTCGTCTTCACTATGTGCTACATTGTGACATGGGTGGCTTTTGCTGAGATCTACTTCCTGGACGCCTGGCTGCGGGACGATGTGGCCCACGTGCACGACCCTGAGTGGCGCCCCTGCTTCGAGAACGTGGACAGCTTCCTGGCAGCCCTGCTTCTCTCCGTGGAGAGCCAGAGGACCATTGGCTATGGCTCCAGGATGGTGACAGCCAATTGTGTGGAAGGGGTGGTCCTCATCATGGCACAGTCCATCATCGGTTCCATCATTGACGCCCTCATGGTCGGGTGCATGTTCGTGAAGATCTCCAGGCCCCAGAAGAGGGCCCAGACACTGATATTCAGCAAACACTGCGTCATATCTGAGCGGGATGAGAAGCTGTGCTTGCTGTTCCGCATTGGGGACCTGCGAGAGAGCCACATGGTGGACGCCAAGATACGAGCCAAGCTGATCAAATCCAGGCAGACGAAGGAAGGGGAGTTCATCCCACTGGAGCAATCGGAGATAAACCTGGGATACGACACAGGCGCAGACAGGCTGTTCCTGGTAGAGCCTCAGACTATTACCCACATAATCAATGAAAGCAGCCCCTTCTGGGATATAGGGGCGAAGTCTCTGAAGAGAGAACGGTTTGAGATTATTGTCATCCTGGAGGGAATAGTCGAAGCATCAG gCATGACCTGCCAGGCCAGAACGTCATACACAGAGGATGAGATTCTGTGGGGCCACCGTTTTGAGTCATGTATGTCCCTGGAAAAGGGGGCATTTCGCGTGGACTACAGTGCATTTGACAAGACCTTTGAGATCCAGACCTCTCCTCTCAGTGCTAaagaacagagtgagagaaaggatGAAGAAGCCCTCTTTTAG